A window of Thermodesulfovibrio thiophilus DSM 17215 contains these coding sequences:
- a CDS encoding protein-glutamate methylesterase/protein-glutamine glutaminase: MIKVLVVDDSAFMRKAISSMLQEDPEIKVIGMARDGIEAVQMVQELKPDIVTMDVEMPRMDGITALKEIMQKNPVPVIMVSSLTTEGAKVTLEALELGAVDFIPKNLAELSVNIVKIKSMLIDKIKTIGKRGIVRKRPVSKTTEKQIEIPKEMPKVRTTGERKVGIVSIGTSTGGPKALQEIIPKLPKDFPVPVVIAQHMPPNFTKPFAERLDQLSHLHVKEAEEGESVKPGIVYVAPGRGHMRIKRRGIETYVSISEEKEEFIYRPSVDFLMFSVADCFPGRSLGVILTGMGNDGAKGCKRIKETGGRVFAQSEESCVVYGMPRAVVEAGIADKVIPLEEIAGEIINSV; this comes from the coding sequence ATGATTAAAGTACTTGTTGTAGATGACTCTGCATTCATGAGAAAAGCTATATCTTCAATGCTTCAGGAAGACCCTGAGATAAAAGTAATCGGCATGGCAAGAGATGGAATTGAAGCTGTTCAGATGGTTCAGGAACTTAAACCTGATATAGTAACAATGGATGTTGAGATGCCAAGAATGGACGGAATCACTGCATTAAAAGAAATAATGCAGAAAAACCCGGTTCCTGTGATCATGGTTAGTTCATTAACAACAGAAGGAGCAAAGGTAACACTTGAAGCTCTTGAACTTGGGGCTGTTGATTTTATTCCTAAAAACCTGGCAGAACTATCCGTCAACATTGTCAAGATCAAAAGCATGCTCATAGATAAAATTAAAACAATAGGCAAAAGAGGCATTGTAAGGAAAAGACCTGTATCTAAAACAACAGAGAAACAAATTGAAATACCAAAAGAAATGCCAAAGGTTAGAACAACTGGAGAAAGAAAAGTAGGTATAGTATCAATAGGTACATCAACAGGTGGGCCTAAAGCTTTACAGGAAATAATTCCAAAACTACCAAAAGATTTTCCAGTTCCAGTGGTAATTGCACAACACATGCCACCAAATTTCACAAAACCTTTTGCAGAGAGGCTTGACCAGCTAAGTCATCTTCATGTTAAAGAAGCTGAAGAAGGAGAAAGTGTAAAACCTGGCATTGTATATGTAGCTCCTGGCAGAGGACATATGAGAATTAAAAGAAGAGGTATTGAGACTTATGTTTCGATTTCAGAGGAAAAAGAAGAATTTATATACAGGCCAAGTGTGGATTTTCTGATGTTCTCTGTTGCAGATTGTTTCCCAGGTAGAAGTCTTGGAGTAATATTAACTGGCATGGGGAATGATGGAGCTAAAGGATGTAAAAGAATAAAAGAAACTGGCGGAAGAGTATTTGCTCAAAGTGAAGAAAGTTGTGTAGTATACGGTATGCCACGTGCAGTAGTAGAAGCAGGTATTGCTGATAAAGTAATACCTCTTGAAGAGATAGCTGGTGAAATAATAAATTCAGTATAG
- a CDS encoding protein phosphatase CheZ: MKQYIGFILERNEYTVPILKVQEIIKLPQITKMPGVPYYVEGVTNLRGRIIPVVNLKKILGIQEQSPGSKVIVISSGKITFGALVDDITGVVNIDEKDIEPAEEFLQHGQSQVEGVARLNDRLLVLLDTKKLIPTEDQSLFEEDIVEIHEDGNRVEVIKKLTGMGGEMTFKEIVDPVKFYQEKGLSKDDPKYMLLEEITNFMNMVAQGDYEQANKIMNNIIQKSQSDLFKEVGKVARKLHDSLKNFREALDPRLKEIATEKMPRAVDQLQMVIDKTEEAAQRTLEIAEKYILQMDNFSNHLRQIQGPAESIEVLKNFKNSLEDDLTEIITTQSFQDLTGQVLKKVISLVGDLEVELIRLIKTFGLKIEEKEVVQKETEKVSQEDVDDLLKEFGF, encoded by the coding sequence ATGAAACAGTATATCGGTTTTATTCTTGAAAGAAACGAATACACCGTGCCTATTCTTAAAGTGCAGGAAATTATTAAACTTCCTCAGATCACAAAAATGCCAGGTGTCCCTTATTATGTTGAAGGAGTTACAAATCTTCGTGGCAGAATAATTCCTGTGGTAAATTTAAAAAAAATTCTTGGTATCCAAGAACAAAGCCCTGGCAGTAAAGTAATTGTAATTTCATCAGGAAAGATAACATTTGGTGCTTTGGTTGATGATATTACAGGAGTTGTAAATATAGATGAAAAAGATATTGAGCCTGCTGAAGAATTTTTACAACACGGCCAGAGTCAGGTGGAAGGAGTTGCTCGTTTAAATGATAGATTACTTGTTTTGCTTGATACAAAAAAATTAATTCCTACTGAAGACCAGAGTCTTTTTGAAGAAGATATAGTGGAAATCCATGAAGATGGTAACAGAGTTGAGGTCATTAAAAAGCTTACTGGTATGGGTGGAGAAATGACCTTCAAAGAGATTGTTGATCCGGTCAAGTTTTATCAAGAAAAGGGGCTATCAAAAGATGATCCAAAATATATGCTTCTAGAAGAGATAACTAATTTTATGAATATGGTTGCACAGGGAGATTACGAACAGGCAAATAAAATAATGAACAACATTATTCAAAAAAGCCAGAGTGATTTATTTAAGGAAGTCGGAAAGGTAGCAAGAAAGCTACATGATTCTCTGAAAAATTTTAGAGAAGCTCTTGATCCAAGATTGAAAGAAATTGCTACAGAAAAGATGCCTCGAGCAGTTGATCAACTTCAGATGGTCATTGATAAAACAGAAGAAGCAGCTCAAAGAACTTTAGAAATTGCTGAAAAATATATTTTACAGATGGATAACTTTTCAAATCATTTAAGACAAATTCAGGGACCAGCAGAAAGTATAGAGGTTCTTAAAAATTTTAAAAACTCTCTTGAAGATGATCTAACCGAAATTATCACAACTCAATCCTTTCAGGATTTAACAGGACAGGTTCTTAAAAAAGTGATATCACTTGTAGGAGACCTGGAAGTTGAGCTTATCAGACTCATAAAAACGTTTGGATTAAAAATTGAAGAAAAAGAAGTAGTTCAAAAAGAAACTGAAAAAGTTTCACAGGAAGATGTAGATGACTTACTTAAAGAATTTGGCTTTTAA
- a CDS encoding chemotaxis protein CheA, with product MADEMDEIINEFIVEAEEILEQLDPLFVELEQKGQDPEIINEIFRGMHTLKGAAGFLGFQDVVDVAHRAETILKKVREGEIHISPEITDAILKATDTLRLLISHIKAKDEVLENIQPVLELLDKTLEKSSSEQLKEAEQPETEQKPEEPLSEEPETKIPKAEDIVTQIPKEKEKEVSTLRVDVERIDKVMDLAGEIVLARNRLLNLSNKLEAKYAGDEHVEGLIETTSFLDRVTSDLQLAVMKMRMQPLQKVFVKFPRMVRDLARALNKEVDLEIIGEDTEVDKSVIEHIGDPLVHIIRNSLDHGIETPEERELKGKSPKGKIVINAYQKGTQIVIDITDDGKGIDYEAVKAKAITKGLITLEEAEKMSEEAIINLIFLPGFSTKDVSTEVSGRGVGMDVVKSNVAKLNGYVEIFTEKDKGTTFRISLPLTLAIIQAMMVQVGNEIYAIPQSMIEETLRISINDIKEVTGQKVLTIRDRVLPLFLLNDILGAPDNADNDRKYVLVASVGDRKFCISVESVLGQEEIVIKTINGIDSEECGIMGATITGDGKVVLILDLAGLSRRVLTIK from the coding sequence ATGGCTGATGAGATGGATGAGATAATAAACGAATTTATTGTTGAAGCAGAAGAAATTCTTGAACAACTTGATCCTCTTTTTGTTGAACTGGAACAAAAAGGCCAGGATCCTGAAATCATAAACGAAATATTCAGAGGTATGCATACTCTTAAAGGTGCTGCCGGATTTTTGGGCTTTCAAGATGTCGTTGATGTTGCACACAGAGCAGAAACTATTTTAAAAAAAGTAAGGGAAGGAGAAATACATATTTCTCCAGAGATAACTGATGCTATTCTTAAAGCAACAGATACATTACGACTGCTAATTTCTCATATTAAAGCAAAAGATGAAGTACTAGAAAATATCCAACCTGTTCTTGAGTTACTTGATAAAACACTTGAGAAATCTTCTTCAGAACAATTAAAAGAAGCTGAACAACCAGAGACTGAACAGAAGCCTGAAGAACCATTATCAGAAGAACCTGAAACAAAAATTCCAAAAGCTGAAGACATTGTTACACAGATTCCAAAAGAGAAAGAAAAAGAAGTTTCCACTCTCAGAGTTGATGTAGAAAGAATAGATAAAGTAATGGACCTTGCTGGTGAGATAGTTTTAGCCCGCAACAGACTTCTTAATTTATCGAATAAACTTGAAGCAAAATATGCAGGAGATGAACATGTAGAAGGACTGATTGAAACAACCTCTTTTCTTGATAGAGTTACCTCTGATTTACAGCTTGCAGTAATGAAAATGAGAATGCAACCGCTTCAGAAAGTTTTTGTAAAATTCCCAAGAATGGTAAGAGATCTTGCAAGAGCACTTAATAAAGAAGTTGACCTAGAGATTATAGGTGAAGATACAGAAGTTGACAAATCAGTCATTGAACACATTGGAGATCCTCTTGTCCACATAATAAGAAACTCATTAGATCACGGTATAGAAACTCCAGAAGAAAGAGAATTAAAAGGTAAATCTCCAAAAGGTAAAATCGTTATAAATGCTTATCAAAAAGGAACTCAGATTGTAATAGATATCACCGATGATGGTAAGGGAATAGATTACGAAGCAGTTAAAGCAAAGGCCATTACAAAGGGATTAATTACACTAGAAGAAGCTGAAAAAATGTCTGAGGAAGCTATAATAAATTTAATTTTTTTACCTGGTTTCTCAACAAAAGATGTTTCAACAGAGGTAAGTGGACGTGGTGTCGGGATGGATGTGGTTAAATCAAATGTTGCAAAACTTAATGGCTATGTAGAAATTTTTACTGAAAAAGATAAGGGTACAACATTCAGAATCAGTCTACCTCTCACGCTCGCAATAATTCAGGCCATGATGGTTCAGGTAGGAAATGAAATTTATGCTATTCCTCAGTCTATGATTGAAGAAACATTAAGAATTAGTATTAATGATATTAAAGAAGTAACAGGACAGAAGGTTCTGACAATAAGAGATCGAGTATTACCGCTTTTTTTACTTAATGATATTCTTGGAGCTCCCGATAATGCCGATAATGATAGGAAATATGTTCTTGTTGCATCTGTGGGAGACAGAAAATTCTGTATTTCCGTTGAATCTGTGCTTGGGCAGGAAGAAATTGTTATAAAAACAATAAATGGTATAGATTCAGAAGAATGTGGAATAATGGGTGCTACCATAACAGGAGATGGAAAGGTAGTTTTAATACTCGATCTTGCTGGACTTTCAAGAAGAGTTTTAACTATAAAATAA
- a CDS encoding chemotaxis response regulator CheY, protein MFNYKIKVLVVDDFPTMRRIIKNLLKQLGFENIDEAENGEEALKKLRNSEYGLVVCDWNMPVMEGIDLLKNVRSDPALKDIPFLMVTAEAEKEKVIEAIKAGVDNYIVKPFTGEVLKEKLEKIAQKKPSLKGGQ, encoded by the coding sequence ATGTTTAATTATAAGATAAAAGTTCTTGTTGTAGATGACTTCCCAACGATGCGGCGAATTATAAAAAATCTTCTTAAACAGCTTGGTTTTGAAAACATTGATGAAGCAGAGAATGGAGAAGAAGCTCTTAAAAAATTAAGAAATTCAGAATATGGGCTTGTAGTTTGTGATTGGAATATGCCTGTTATGGAAGGCATTGATCTTTTAAAAAATGTAAGAAGTGATCCAGCATTAAAAGATATCCCTTTTTTAATGGTTACAGCAGAGGCTGAGAAAGAGAAAGTTATCGAAGCGATAAAAGCCGGAGTTGACAATTACATAGTTAAACCATTTACAGGAGAAGTTTTAAAAGAGAAACTTGAAAAAATCGCTCAGAAAAAACCATCTCTTAAGGGAGGACAGTAA
- a CDS encoding response regulator, with protein MKVLVVDDDKTTRKMISLILNSKGYEVVTAENGIEALQKLGIEDINLILTDMNMPYMDGIELVKQIRSSQERSNIPIVMITTEADEEEKRKAFEAGVDDYLVKPTTSEEISQSIKKILKKFFSKFDKKISGGYDV; from the coding sequence ATGAAAGTCCTTGTAGTGGATGATGATAAAACAACTCGAAAAATGATTTCTTTAATTCTCAACAGTAAGGGATATGAGGTTGTAACAGCTGAAAATGGTATAGAAGCATTACAAAAGTTAGGTATTGAAGATATAAATTTGATTCTTACAGATATGAATATGCCTTATATGGATGGCATAGAGCTTGTCAAGCAAATAAGATCTAGCCAAGAGCGTTCTAATATTCCTATTGTTATGATAACAACAGAGGCTGATGAAGAAGAAAAGAGAAAAGCTTTCGAAGCAGGAGTTGATGATTATCTTGTAAAACCTACAACTTCTGAGGAAATTTCACAAAGCATAAAAAAGATTTTGAAAAAATTTTTTAGTAAATTTGATAAAAAGATATCAGGAGGTTACGATGTTTAA
- a CDS encoding CheR family methyltransferase, with translation MIALAASSSGTISDEVFVQLRDFIYEKTGIYVPDNKKYFLENRLSKILRDKNLRNFEDYLYFLKYSATKQDIAKLYDTITTNETFFFREPQQFEVFSDPLISQIIKENSQMGRKDIKIWSAACSTGEEPYTIAMILADKQELISFRKEIYASDISESVLISAKRAMYGSYSIRNVPPQYLAKYFKDSSGVYVLSETIKSMVKFMNINLIEEKEVKQLKGLDVVFCRNVLIYFDDKAKKKAVSLIYDVLRPKGYLFVGTSESLHNITRAFHPVVINKVVVYQKV, from the coding sequence ATGATAGCACTGGCTGCATCCTCTTCTGGAACAATATCTGACGAAGTGTTTGTACAGCTCAGAGACTTTATTTATGAAAAAACAGGCATATATGTACCTGACAATAAAAAATATTTTTTAGAAAACAGACTCAGTAAAATTTTAAGAGATAAAAATTTACGCAATTTTGAAGACTATCTTTATTTTTTAAAATACAGTGCTACAAAGCAGGATATAGCAAAGCTTTATGATACTATTACAACAAATGAAACATTTTTCTTTAGAGAACCACAGCAATTTGAAGTTTTTTCGGATCCTCTTATTTCACAGATAATAAAAGAAAATTCGCAAATGGGAAGAAAAGATATAAAAATCTGGTCTGCTGCGTGTTCAACAGGAGAAGAACCTTATACAATTGCCATGATTTTAGCTGATAAACAGGAATTAATTTCATTCAGAAAAGAGATATATGCTTCAGATATAAGTGAGAGTGTGCTTATTTCTGCTAAGAGAGCCATGTATGGCTCTTATTCAATCAGAAATGTTCCACCTCAATATCTGGCAAAATATTTTAAAGATTCAAGTGGCGTATATGTTCTTTCAGAAACCATAAAATCAATGGTGAAATTTATGAATATAAATCTTATAGAAGAAAAAGAAGTAAAACAGCTTAAGGGACTGGATGTTGTGTTCTGCAGAAATGTATTAATTTATTTTGATGATAAGGCAAAAAAGAAAGCTGTTTCTCTGATTTATGATGTTTTACGTCCTAAAGGATATCTGTTTGTTGGAACATCTGAAAGTCTTCACAATATTACGAGGGCTTTCCATCCTGTAGTTATAAATAAAGTTGTTGTATATCAAAAAGTTTAA